From a single Stomoxys calcitrans chromosome 4, idStoCalc2.1, whole genome shotgun sequence genomic region:
- the LOC106083929 gene encoding uncharacterized protein LOC106083929 codes for MDQFSHDLTVALEETSLLDRARVSRWGQQRRRTRSTGNLPCAPQPTEDSSSPTDVANGSSVQANNNDGLDTQNVNLPSDSDEKEELAAPRLACKPQNALRLLGTLESDSLNEAFSPARFFKPSARRKRKMKRISMDYEIIGSGAQPHLPDTSSAFIISPPQSTGCPSTITAMRKRVLKPEFGSRQMFFCGKRKRSNRDRYQEHDHSSSVPRHNHLEEYGMRPRSFSSTSKPHSDRLLPLNKGLLSKIERISQQQKTENAKETSMFTVTKNCDNEILNTEGNEDTLPSEVTTATMAAEETVEAEDNDSSALLLSKQKETNFRNHRKKRTGHHHRRRPLQFAVDQHSMDCEEFNSSSSLSSSDSDDHAVNDTDREGDDELTDWPGNENNCGELKYDSKRKLTKRNTLPQIKSDPESVGSLLMAEDDTVMSNTTVGETSLNWPPATENNRDIGSDPPYQSSEPITIINKMGFSSLCRPDISADEITLPMKQIESEMSGETSNPFLSSPPCQPNEVREIRAGCRRVKGERPGFSIKTSVNERLARFLQDPRLLQIRLPDIEIYEHDSLINLARLYSLQMSLDNGCAVLNKTSNTTQSVNIDQQGLQGGLFLSDFKRRCYDNKDGELVHNK; via the exons ATGGATCAATTCTCGCATGATCTTACCGTGGCCTTGGAGGAAACGTCATTACTTGATAGGGCTCGCGTTAGCCGTTGGGGACAACAAAGGCGAAGAACTCGAAGCACCGGAAATTTGC CTTGTGCACCACAACCTACAGAGGATTCAAGCAGTCCCACTGatgttgcaaatgggtcatccGTGCAAGCCAACAATAATGATGGGCTGGACAcacaaaatgtaaatttgcccagtGACTCCGATGAGAAGGAAGAGTTGGCTGCGCCACGCCTAGCTTGCAAACCACAAAATGCTTTGCGTCTATTAGGCACTTTAGAGTCAGATTCTCTTAATGAGGCATTTAGCCCAGCAAG ATTCTTCAAGCCAAGTGCCAGAAGAAAGCGTAAGATGAAACGTATTTCTATGGACTATGAAATCATTGGTTCCGGAGCCCAGCCACATTTACCAGATACTTCTTCGGCTTTTATCATAAGTCCTCCTCAGTCCACAGGATGCCCTAGTACAATTACGGCAATGCGCAAAAGGGTTCTTAAGCCCGAATTTGGAAGTCGTCAAATGTTTTTCTGCGGCAAACGCAAGCGTTCAAATCGTGATCGCTACCAAGAACATGATCATTCGTCCAGCGTACCTCGGCACAATCACTTAGAGGAATACGGAATGAGGCCTCGAAGTTTCTCATCTACTTCAAAACCGCATAGTGATAGACTTTTGCCTCTTAATAAAGGACTTTTGTCGAAAATTGAACGCATCTCTCAACAGCAAAAGACTGAAAATGCGAAGGAGACAAGTATGTTTACGGTCACCAAAAATTGCGACAATGAAATTCTTAATACAGAAGGAAACGAAGATACTCTACCGAGTGAAGTGACCACTGCAACCATGGCTGCCGAAGAAACTGTGGAGGCAGAAGATAATGACTCCTCTGCCTTGTTGTTGtccaaacaaaaagaaacaaatttccGTAATCACCGAAAAAAGAGGACAGGTCATCATCACCGTCGTCGTCCGCTGCAATTTGCAGTCGACCAGCATTCCATGGACTGCGAAGAATTTAATAGTTCAAGTTCGTTGAGTTCCTCTGATTCGGATGACCATGCGGTAAACGATACCGACAGAGAGGGTGATGACGAATTGACAGATTGGCCAGGCAATGAAAACAACTGCGGCGAATTGAAATACGATAGTAAACGTAAATTGACAAAGCGCAACACCCTGCCCCAAATCAAATCTGACCCAGAGAGTGTTGGATCCTTGCTGATGGCCGAAGATGACACTGTTATGTCTAATACTACAGTTGGCGAAACGTCCCTAAACTGGCCACCAGCCACAGAAAACAATAGGGATATAGGGTCTGATCCACCATACCAATCCTCAGAACCAATAACCATTATAAATAAAATGGGATTTTCATCTTTGTGTCGCCCGGATATATCTGCCGATGAAATTACATTGCCCATGAAACAAATTGAAAGCGAAATGTCTGGTGAGACTTCTAATCCTTTTCTCTCCTCCCCGCCTTGCCAACCAAACGAAGTGCGTGAGATTCGTGCAGGTTGTCGTCGTGTTAAAGGCGAAAGACCAGGTTTTAGTATAAAAACATCAGTAAATGAGCGTCTGGCACGTTTTTTGCAAGATCCTCGACTTCTACAGATTCGCTTGCCGGATATTGAAATATATGAACACGACAGTCTTATTAACTTGGCTCGTCTCTACTCACTGCAAATGTCACTGGATAATGGATGTGCGGTGCTCAATAAAACAAG CAACACCACACAATCCGTTAATATAGATCAACAGGGTCTACAAGGTGGTTTATTTTTGAGTGACTTCAAACGACGTTGCTATGACAACAAAGATGGGGAATTAGTACATAATAAGTAA
- the LOC106083898 gene encoding E3 ubiquitin-protein ligase TRAIP, which yields MSGLKLMCPICTDDVRETEEVDSTNCGHIFHSSCLEQWKERNSTCPQCRHKNPSTHKLFFIINDSDDETQVENSDLTAKLESSLKKIQNLKEKLEESNVNFLSLEELYTVQEEQTKEMKNQMAELANNFENFLQLHALYCESEERARLLLQENERLTLENDYVNDQLDLKTPKIHTTSASPQYTASVENSIDDAPTAKSELEDRIKHLQQDNALLNKENSFKTKEVELKTKELSMLRRMLKETSILLDAYKEPQHTHET from the exons ATGTCTGGTTTGAAATTAATGTGCCCAATTTGTACTGACGATGTGCGAGAAACCGAGGAAGTAGACAGCACCAATTGCGGTCACATCTTTCATTCGTCATGCTTGGAACAATGGAAGGAACG TAACTCTACGTGTCCACAATGTCGCCATAAGAACCCTTCAACCCATAAGTTGTTTTTTATCATCAATGACTCCGACGACGAAACTCAAGTGGAAAATAGTGACCTAACTGCCAAACTGGAatcaagtttaaaaaaaatacaaaatcttAAAGAGAAATTGGAAGAAAGCAATGTTAACTTCCTGAGTTTGGAGGAGCTCTACACCGTTCAAGAAGAACAAACAAAGGAAATGAAAAACCAAATGGCAGAATTGgccaataattttgaaaactttttgcaGTTACACGCTTTGTATTGCGAGTCTGAGGAACGGGCCAGATTGCTGCTTCAGGAGAATGAACGTCTTACGTTAGAGAATGATTATGTCAACGATCAGCTTGATCTTAAAACACCAAAAATTCACACAACAAGTGCATCACCTCAATACACCGCTTCAGTAGAAAATAGCATTGATGATGCACCAACCGCAAAGTCTGAGCTGGAAGACAGAATAAAACATCTACAACAAGACAACGCCCTTCTCAATAAAGAAAatagtttcaaaacaaaagaagtGGAATTGAAAACCAAGGAATTATCCATGTTAAGGCGAATGCTTAAAGAAACGAGTATATTGTTAGATGCATATAAGGAACCTCAACATACCCATgaaacttaa
- the LOC106083914 gene encoding acylphosphatase-2 — protein MSKIMHCTFEVFGIVQGVSFRMFTEKQANKLGVRGWCMNTRDDTVKGEIEATPEAFAEMKTWLEKTGSPTSRIDKAVFGETKENSNFTFEKFSVRY, from the exons ATGTCTAAAATTATGCATTGCACCTTTGAAGTATTTGGCATTGTGCAAG GGGTTTCCTTCCGCATG TTTACAGAAAAACAGGCCAACAAATTGGGAGTTCGCGGTTGGTGCATGAATACCAGAGATGACACTGTGAAGGGCGAAATAGAGGCTACACCCGAAGCATTTGCAGAAAT GAAAACGTGGTTAGAGAAAACTGGAAGTCCTACAAGTCGCATTGATAAAGCAGTATTTGGAGAAACGAAAGAGAATTCGAATTttacttttgaaaaattttcggtTAGATATTAA